The Streptomyces avermitilis MA-4680 = NBRC 14893 genome contains a region encoding:
- a CDS encoding DUF4031 domain-containing protein, giving the protein MTLYIDPPTWPGHGHLWSHLVSDVSFDELRLFADGLGVPRRAFERDHYDLPSHRYADAVRAGALEVSSREVVRLLHASGLRRPKHRGPAGPVSR; this is encoded by the coding sequence GTGACGCTGTACATCGATCCACCCACCTGGCCGGGGCACGGACACCTGTGGTCCCACCTGGTCAGCGACGTCTCGTTCGACGAACTGCGCCTGTTCGCCGACGGGCTGGGCGTCCCCCGGCGGGCCTTCGAGCGCGACCACTACGACCTTCCCTCCCACCGGTACGCGGACGCGGTGCGGGCGGGGGCGCTGGAGGTCAGCAGCCGCGAGGTCGTACGACTGCTGCACGCGTCCGGGCTGCGCAGGCCGAAGCACCGGGGTCCCGCGGGCCCGGTCAGTCGCTGA
- a CDS encoding MurR/RpiR family transcriptional regulator: MTHDVKEIFAGTTGGAPPAPAALAAKVRTLAPSMTRSMQRVAEAVAGDPAGCAALTVTGLAELTGTSEATVVRTARVLGYPGYRDLRLALAGLAAQQQSGRAPAVTADIAVDDPIADVVAKLAYDEQQTLADTAAALDTVQLGAAVTALAAARRVDVYGVGASGLVAQDLTQKLLRIGLIAHAHSDPHLAVTNAVQLRAKDVAIAITHSGSTGDVIEPLRVAFERGATTVAVTGRPDGPVTQYADHILTTSTARESELRPAAMSSRTSQLLVVDCLFVGVAQRTYETAAPALSASYEALAHRHRNTPR; this comes from the coding sequence GTGACCCATGACGTGAAGGAAATTTTCGCGGGCACGACCGGCGGGGCGCCGCCCGCCCCCGCCGCGCTCGCGGCCAAGGTGCGCACGCTCGCGCCGTCGATGACCCGCTCCATGCAGCGGGTCGCCGAAGCCGTCGCCGGCGACCCGGCCGGCTGCGCCGCCCTCACCGTCACCGGCCTCGCCGAGCTCACCGGCACCAGCGAGGCCACGGTGGTACGCACCGCCCGCGTCCTCGGCTACCCCGGCTACCGCGACCTGCGCCTCGCGCTCGCCGGTCTCGCCGCCCAGCAGCAGTCGGGCCGCGCGCCCGCCGTCACGGCGGACATAGCGGTCGACGACCCCATCGCGGACGTGGTCGCCAAGCTCGCGTACGACGAGCAGCAGACCCTCGCCGACACCGCGGCCGCGCTCGACACCGTCCAGCTCGGCGCGGCCGTTACCGCCCTCGCGGCCGCCCGCCGCGTCGACGTGTACGGCGTGGGGGCCTCCGGTCTCGTCGCCCAGGACCTCACGCAGAAGCTGCTGCGCATAGGCCTGATAGCCCACGCGCACAGCGATCCGCACCTCGCCGTCACCAACGCCGTGCAGTTGCGCGCCAAGGACGTGGCGATCGCGATCACGCACTCCGGCTCGACCGGCGACGTCATCGAACCCCTCCGGGTCGCCTTCGAGCGCGGGGCGACGACGGTCGCGGTCACCGGCCGTCCGGACGGGCCCGTCACGCAGTACGCGGACCACATCCTGACCACGTCGACGGCGCGCGAGAGCGAGCTGCGCCCGGCCGCGATGTCGTCCCGCACCAGTCAACTGCTCGTCGTGGACTGCCTGTTCGTGGGAGTGGCGCAGCGGACGTACGAGACGGCGGCGCCGGCCCTGTCCGCCTCGTACGAGGCGCTGGCGCACCGGCACCGCAACACTCCGCGGTAG
- the murQ gene encoding N-acetylmuramic acid 6-phosphate etherase, with amino-acid sequence MTSMSHHRSLQAELETLTTEAFRPELAEIDQLPTLEIARLMNGEDATVPAAVAARLPQIAAAIDAVADRMARGGRLVYAGAGTAGRLGVLDASECPPTFNTDPSEVVGLIAGGPSAMVTSIEGAEDSKELAAGDLAGLGLTADDTVVGVSASGRTPYAIGAVEYARARGALTVGLSCNADSALAAAADHGIEIVAGPELLTGSTRLKAGTAQKLVLNMLSTITMIRLGKTYGNLMVDVRASNEKLRARSRRIVALATGAADEEVERALAATDGEVKNAILTILGGVDGPTAARLLEESDGHLRAALAAAPR; translated from the coding sequence ATGACATCCATGTCCCACCACCGCAGTCTTCAGGCCGAGTTGGAGACGCTGACGACCGAGGCGTTCCGGCCCGAACTCGCCGAGATCGACCAGTTGCCCACCCTGGAGATCGCGCGGCTGATGAACGGCGAGGACGCGACCGTCCCCGCCGCGGTCGCCGCCCGCCTCCCGCAGATCGCCGCCGCGATCGACGCCGTCGCCGACCGGATGGCCCGGGGCGGCCGCCTGGTCTACGCGGGCGCGGGCACGGCCGGCCGGCTCGGCGTGCTGGACGCGTCCGAGTGCCCGCCGACCTTCAACACGGACCCGTCCGAGGTCGTGGGCCTGATCGCGGGCGGCCCGAGCGCCATGGTGACGTCGATCGAGGGCGCCGAGGACTCGAAGGAGCTGGCGGCCGGGGACCTGGCCGGGCTCGGGCTGACGGCGGACGACACGGTGGTCGGTGTCTCCGCCTCCGGCCGCACGCCGTACGCGATCGGCGCCGTCGAGTACGCGCGGGCCCGGGGCGCCCTCACCGTCGGCCTGTCCTGCAACGCGGACAGCGCGCTCGCGGCGGCCGCGGACCACGGCATCGAGATCGTGGCCGGCCCCGAGCTGCTCACCGGCTCCACCCGGCTGAAGGCGGGCACGGCCCAGAAGCTCGTCCTCAACATGCTGTCGACGATCACGATGATCCGCCTCGGCAAGACGTACGGGAACCTGATGGTCGACGTACGCGCCTCGAACGAGAAGCTGCGGGCCCGCTCCCGCCGCATCGTGGCCCTGGCGACGGGCGCGGCGGACGAGGAGGTCGAGCGGGCCCTCGCGGCCACGGACGGCGAGGTGAAGAACGCGATCCTCACGATCCTGGGCGGGGTCGACGGACCGACCGCCGCCCGCCTTCTGGAGGAGAGCGACGGCCATTTGCGCGCGGCGCTCGCGGCGGCGCCCCGCTGA
- a CDS encoding PTS transporter subunit EIIC yields the protein MRTTPHSATAAAILPLVGGAANVTSVAHCMTRLRLGLADRSLVDEESLRALPAVLGVVDDDTYQIVLGPGTVAKVTPEFEKLLASETTEAPANALPVTAGAPTPAAPTAAEGPATSETPVAAEPPARGSAPGTEAARLAARGAALKAAQRQRHATPVRLLLRRIANIFVPLIPALIGCGVIAGVNGLLLNLGWLPSLTPALAAVASGFMALIAVFVGHHTAKEFGGTPILGGAVAAVIVYAGVAKVTVFGTTLSPGQGGVLGALAAALLGTYVEKWCRTWVPDTLDVLVTPTLTVLLTGLVTLYGLMYAAGAATSAIGTAATWLLSTTGVFAGLILGGLFLPLVMLGLHQALIPLHTTLIEQQGYTVLLPVLAMAGAGQVGAALAVYVRLRHDHSLRTTIRSALPAGLLGVGEPLIYGVSLPLGRPFLTACAGGAAGGAFVGLFSMLGDRIGSTAIGPSGWALFPLLAGSGGLLPSAAIYAGGLLTGYAVGFGATYFFGSFGVVGGVCEAERTDIAAPTGTAAPAMTTTPTDTAAPHDPEGNRTL from the coding sequence GTGCGTACCACTCCTCACTCAGCCACGGCCGCCGCGATCCTCCCCCTGGTCGGCGGCGCCGCGAACGTCACCTCCGTCGCCCACTGCATGACCCGCCTGCGCCTGGGCCTGGCCGACCGCTCCCTGGTGGACGAGGAATCCCTCAGGGCGCTGCCGGCCGTGCTGGGGGTGGTGGACGACGACACGTACCAGATCGTCCTCGGCCCGGGAACGGTCGCGAAGGTGACCCCGGAATTCGAGAAACTGCTGGCATCGGAAACCACCGAGGCACCGGCGAACGCGCTGCCGGTGACCGCCGGGGCCCCGACGCCCGCAGCACCGACGGCCGCCGAGGGACCGGCGACCTCCGAGACTCCGGTAGCCGCCGAGCCCCCCGCTCGCGGTAGCGCTCCCGGTACCGAGGCCGCCCGGCTCGCGGCGCGCGGCGCCGCCTTGAAGGCGGCTCAGCGGCAGCGTCACGCGACCCCCGTACGCCTTCTCCTGCGCCGGATCGCCAACATCTTCGTCCCGCTGATCCCGGCCCTGATCGGCTGCGGCGTCATCGCGGGCGTGAACGGCCTGCTCCTGAACCTGGGGTGGCTGCCCTCCCTCACCCCCGCCCTCGCCGCCGTCGCCTCCGGCTTCATGGCCCTGATCGCGGTCTTCGTCGGTCACCACACGGCGAAGGAGTTCGGCGGCACCCCGATCCTCGGCGGCGCGGTGGCGGCGGTGATCGTGTACGCGGGGGTGGCGAAGGTGACGGTGTTCGGTACGACGCTGTCCCCGGGCCAGGGCGGTGTCCTCGGCGCGCTGGCGGCCGCGCTCCTGGGAACGTACGTCGAGAAGTGGTGCCGCACCTGGGTCCCGGACACCCTGGACGTCCTCGTCACCCCCACGCTCACGGTCCTGCTGACCGGCCTGGTGACCCTGTACGGCCTGATGTACGCGGCCGGAGCGGCCACGTCGGCCATCGGCACGGCGGCGACCTGGCTCCTGTCCACGACGGGCGTCTTCGCCGGCCTGATCCTGGGCGGCCTGTTCCTCCCCCTGGTGATGCTGGGCCTGCACCAGGCCCTCATCCCCCTCCACACCACCCTCATCGAACAGCAGGGCTACACGGTCCTCCTCCCCGTGCTGGCGATGGCGGGCGCGGGCCAGGTCGGCGCGGCCCTCGCGGTGTACGTCCGGCTGCGCCACGACCACTCCCTGCGTACGACGATCCGGTCGGCGCTCCCGGCGGGCCTGCTCGGCGTGGGCGAACCCCTGATCTACGGCGTCTCGCTCCCCCTCGGCCGCCCGTTCCTCACGGCCTGCGCGGGCGGCGCGGCGGGCGGCGCCTTCGTGGGCCTCTTCTCGATGCTGGGCGACCGGATCGGCTCGACGGCGATCGGCCCGTCGGGCTGGGCCCTGTTTCCGCTGCTGGCGGGGAGCGGGGGCCTGCTCCCCAGCGCCGCGATCTACGCCGGCGGCCTGCTGACGGGGTACGCGGTGGGGTTCGGGGCGACGTACTTCTTCGGCTCGTTCGGCGTTGTCGGTGGCGTGTGCGAGGCTGAACGCACTGATATCGCCGCACCGACCGGCACCGCCGCACCGGCCATGACCACCACCCCGACCGACACCGCCGCCCCGCACGACCCGGAAGGGAACCGCACCCTGTGA
- a CDS encoding STAS domain-containing protein, producing MRRSEDRGKWAVVVLTGEVDCDLTPALREAVDSLTAEDHGLIVLDLGQVSFMDSAGLGVVVYGMRRAGALGGRLRLAGPGEQVRELLRLTGLDAAVEVFGDVPAACAYGPTPKGLERI from the coding sequence GTGCGACGGTCCGAGGACCGCGGGAAATGGGCAGTGGTGGTCCTCACCGGCGAGGTGGACTGCGACCTGACGCCGGCGCTGCGTGAGGCGGTGGACTCCTTGACCGCCGAGGATCACGGACTGATCGTGCTGGATCTGGGACAGGTGTCGTTCATGGACTCCGCGGGCCTCGGCGTGGTGGTGTACGGGATGCGGCGTGCCGGGGCACTGGGCGGCAGGCTGCGGCTGGCGGGCCCCGGCGAGCAGGTCCGCGAGCTGCTGAGGCTGACCGGGCTGGACGCCGCCGTCGAGGTGTTCGGTGACGTCCCGGCGGCGTGCGCGTACGGCCCGACGCCCAAGGGCCTGGAAAGAATCTGA
- a CDS encoding SpoIIE family protein phosphatase, with protein sequence MESSPGGDEDFDANEALTSALFEAVGAGMYAVDGQGKVIACNPWAERLLGYAPGTLLGVDAHHTLHPMEGDENGLPAQRPVLADIVLGKRISGDRAVLLRADGTPVQVWWSAAPLPEEMGYDKGAVVVFHDASARRARDGRRARRYAHSETMREQAEYDLSEITWLSELTLAMVSTLDADEALGRLVRQLVPRLADTALIDLTAGLTRRRAAATHHLPGVLPSGPHDIGEPLPGHPAHDAALSRVFGGAGTQHLTAPLPAGPAYPGRDLFALVDAHEALVVPLRLRASTFGALTLVRAPASPPFNEADRILAEEVARRAALGLDNTRLHAAQADIAATLQRALLTDLPTVPRLELAAHYQPAQRAAEVGGDWYDAFLLEDGDLAMAIGDVTGHDIQAASRMSELRNMLRALVVDRPEENPGQILRRLDTAQARLTLADSATAILTRLHPTADGTWDLAWSVAGHPPPLLITADGTATYLTGPRAMLLGVRPTAERPTAHTRLPGGATLLLYTDGLVESRAQPFDVGMTRLRQYATTHRQLPLHRLCAQLAHDLGDTRDDITLIAARTPPTA encoded by the coding sequence GTGGAGAGTTCCCCGGGCGGGGACGAGGACTTCGACGCGAACGAGGCGTTGACGTCGGCGCTGTTCGAAGCCGTGGGCGCGGGCATGTACGCCGTGGACGGGCAGGGAAAGGTGATCGCCTGCAACCCGTGGGCGGAGCGGCTGCTGGGCTATGCGCCGGGCACGCTGCTCGGCGTCGACGCCCACCACACGCTGCACCCGATGGAAGGCGACGAGAACGGTCTGCCTGCCCAGCGGCCGGTCCTGGCCGACATCGTGCTCGGCAAGCGGATCAGCGGCGACCGGGCCGTGCTCTTGCGCGCCGATGGCACCCCCGTGCAGGTGTGGTGGTCCGCGGCTCCGCTGCCGGAGGAGATGGGATACGACAAGGGCGCGGTGGTCGTCTTCCACGACGCCTCCGCCAGACGTGCGCGGGACGGACGCCGCGCCCGGCGCTACGCGCACAGCGAGACCATGCGCGAACAGGCCGAGTACGACCTGTCGGAGATCACCTGGCTCAGCGAGCTGACGCTGGCCATGGTCAGCACCCTGGACGCGGACGAGGCACTGGGCCGGCTGGTACGGCAACTGGTGCCCCGCCTGGCGGACACCGCCCTGATCGACCTGACCGCCGGCCTCACGCGCCGGCGCGCCGCCGCCACCCACCACCTGCCCGGCGTCCTGCCCTCCGGACCGCACGACATCGGCGAGCCGTTGCCGGGCCATCCCGCCCACGACGCGGCACTGTCCCGGGTGTTCGGCGGCGCCGGCACGCAGCACCTGACCGCTCCGCTGCCGGCCGGACCCGCATATCCGGGAAGAGACCTGTTCGCGCTGGTGGACGCCCACGAGGCCCTCGTGGTCCCGTTGCGGCTGCGCGCCAGCACGTTCGGGGCCCTGACGCTGGTCCGCGCGCCGGCCAGCCCGCCGTTCAACGAAGCCGACCGGATCCTGGCCGAGGAAGTGGCCCGCCGCGCGGCACTCGGGCTGGACAACACCCGCCTGCACGCCGCCCAGGCCGACATCGCCGCCACCTTGCAGCGCGCCCTGCTCACCGACCTGCCCACCGTGCCGCGCCTGGAGCTGGCCGCCCACTACCAGCCCGCCCAGCGGGCAGCGGAAGTCGGCGGGGACTGGTACGACGCCTTCCTCCTGGAGGACGGCGACCTGGCCATGGCCATCGGCGACGTCACCGGACACGACATCCAGGCCGCCTCCCGCATGAGCGAACTGCGCAACATGCTCCGCGCCCTGGTCGTCGACCGCCCCGAGGAAAACCCCGGCCAGATCCTGCGCCGCCTGGACACCGCCCAGGCCCGTCTGACCCTCGCCGACTCCGCCACCGCCATCCTCACCCGCCTGCACCCCACCGCGGACGGAACCTGGGACCTGGCCTGGTCGGTCGCCGGCCACCCCCCACCCCTGCTGATCACCGCCGACGGCACGGCCACCTACCTCACCGGCCCCCGCGCCATGCTGCTGGGAGTCAGGCCCACCGCGGAGCGCCCCACCGCCCACACCCGTCTGCCCGGCGGAGCCACCCTCCTGCTCTACACCGACGGCCTGGTCGAATCCCGCGCGCAGCCGTTCGACGTCGGCATGACCCGCCTGCGCCAGTACGCCACCACCCACCGCCAGCTGCCTCTGCACCGGCTCTGCGCCCAGCTCGCGCACGACCTCGGCGACACCCGCGACGACATCACCCTCATCGCCGCCCGCACGCCCCCCACCGCCTGA
- a CDS encoding NADH:flavin oxidoreductase: MTVTTDATDRAAQILSRPVTLNGLTVPNRIVMAPMTRQFSPGGIPGEDVASYYARRAAAGVGLIVTEGTYVGHESAGQSDSIPRFHGEEQLAGWSKVADAVHAAGGTIVPQLWHIGMVRGAGEPPFADAPPVGPSGIGTEGAEVTGKAMTQQDLDDVIEAFAKAAADAERIGFDGVELHGAHGYLIDQFLWAGTNRRTDAYGGDPVARTKFAAEIVAAVRSAVSPSFPVLFRYSQWKQQAYDARLAETPEELEAILAPLAAAGVDAFHASTRRYWQPEFDGSDLNLAGWTKKITGKPAISVGSVGLNGEFLKAFQGEGSTVRGIDDLLDRLESGEFDLVAIGRALLQDPEWAAKVLAGRFSELAAYDASSLKTLH; this comes from the coding sequence GTGACCGTCACCACCGATGCCACCGACCGCGCCGCACAGATCCTGTCCCGGCCGGTCACCCTCAACGGCCTGACCGTCCCGAACCGGATCGTGATGGCGCCGATGACCCGGCAGTTCTCCCCCGGCGGCATCCCCGGTGAGGACGTGGCCTCGTACTACGCCCGCCGCGCCGCCGCGGGTGTCGGCCTGATCGTCACCGAGGGCACGTACGTGGGGCACGAGTCGGCCGGGCAGAGCGACAGCATTCCGCGCTTCCACGGCGAGGAGCAGCTGGCCGGCTGGTCGAAGGTCGCCGACGCCGTGCACGCCGCCGGCGGCACGATCGTGCCGCAGCTGTGGCACATCGGCATGGTGCGCGGCGCGGGCGAGCCGCCGTTCGCGGACGCCCCGCCGGTCGGCCCGTCCGGCATAGGCACCGAGGGCGCCGAGGTCACCGGCAAGGCCATGACCCAGCAGGACCTGGACGACGTCATCGAGGCGTTCGCGAAGGCGGCGGCCGACGCCGAGCGCATCGGCTTCGACGGCGTGGAACTGCACGGCGCGCACGGCTATCTGATCGACCAGTTCCTGTGGGCGGGCACCAACCGCCGCACCGACGCCTACGGTGGCGACCCGGTGGCCCGGACGAAGTTCGCGGCGGAGATCGTGGCCGCGGTCCGGTCGGCGGTCTCCCCCTCCTTCCCCGTGCTCTTCCGCTACTCGCAGTGGAAGCAGCAGGCGTACGACGCCCGCCTCGCCGAGACCCCGGAGGAGCTGGAGGCGATCCTGGCCCCGCTGGCGGCGGCGGGAGTGGACGCCTTCCACGCCTCCACGCGCCGCTACTGGCAGCCCGAGTTCGACGGCTCCGACCTCAACCTGGCCGGCTGGACCAAGAAGATCACCGGGAAGCCCGCCATCTCGGTCGGCTCGGTCGGCCTGAACGGCGAATTCCTCAAGGCCTTCCAGGGCGAGGGTTCCACCGTGCGGGGCATCGACGACCTCCTGGACCGTCTGGAGTCCGGGGAGTTCGACCTGGTCGCCATCGGCCGCGCCCTGCTCCAGGACCCGGAGTGGGCGGCGAAGGTACTGGCCGGACGGTTCTCCGAGCTGGCCGCGTACGACGCGTCCTCGCTGAAGACGCTGCACTGA